The following coding sequences are from one Corticium candelabrum chromosome 20, ooCorCand1.1, whole genome shotgun sequence window:
- the LOC134195654 gene encoding calcium uniporter protein, mitochondrial-like, producing the protein MALQFGILARLTWWEYSWDIMEPVTYFVGYGTAIACYAYFVLTRQEYLFPDVRNRQYLLFLYRFFGKKRFDVERYNELKNAIAAKKDQLRCLHDALQLNLTAPRKLDDQ; encoded by the exons ATGGCACTGCAGTTCGGCATCCTAGCACGACTAACCTGGTGGGAATATTCGTGGGACATCATGGAGCCCGTCACATACTTTGTCGGTTATGGCACAGCCATAGCCTGCTATGCATACTTTGTATTAACAAGACAG GAATACTTGTTTCCGGATGTCCGGAATCGACAGTACCTCTTGTTCTTGTATCGATTTTTTGGAAAGAAAAGGTTTGATGTGGAGCGATATAATGAACTCAAGAATGCAATAGCAGCTAAGAAGGACCAGCTTCGTTGTCTACATGATGCCCTGCAACTCAACCTCACGGCTCCACGAAAACTGGATGATCAGTAA